Proteins from a genomic interval of Papaver somniferum cultivar HN1 chromosome 4, ASM357369v1, whole genome shotgun sequence:
- the LOC113362825 gene encoding vinorine synthase-like, giving the protein MNDMMMKVEVVSTEIIKPSCPTPLHLKSFNLSYLDQIAPPSQIALLLYYNNDNNNQITSEIDSSCTILKKSLAEALSKFYPLAGKVIDNRFVDCNDDGVDYFESKVSNCQLSQLIQLPNVQDLAKIFLPFDPFADSDEGNSTKVLSVQVNVFEDCGGIVIGLCISHKLADACSVITFINDWASIARAIATADHDQQIKGPLFEAQSLFPLKEFLTGFKPPTAPRIVAGDDVIVTKKFVFGSSKLAELKKKAKIDSEIDDVHEQLNYQPTRVQALSALIWRCFIDTDQAKNKGANPTEVYLALFAINLRARMIPPLPLNSFGNVTSVALPMVMSKEVAGNKKNDQQYYPYLVGKVRDSIKKIDGDYVRDLQTSNAFLDGMKSFSENGPSAETLILSFTSWCRFPIYEANFGWGKPIWVGSCTLPMKNAVYLMDTNSSGDGIEAWVSLSKEDMNEFERHPELVAVVS; this is encoded by the coding sequence ATGAACGATATGATGATGAAGGTTGAAGTAGTTTCAACAGAAATAATCAAACCTTCTTGTCCAACACCCCTTCATCTTAAATCCTTCAACTTATCCTATCTTGATCAGATTGCTCCTCCATCTCAGATTGCTCTTCTTCTTTATTACAATAACGATAATAATAACCAGATAACCAGTGAAATAGATAGTTCTTGCACGATACTTAAGAAATCTTTGGCAGAAGCGTTAAGCAAATTCTATCCCTTGGCTGGTAAGGTCATTGACAACAGATTTGTAGACTGTAATGACGACGGGGTGGACTACTTCGAATCCAAAGTAAGTAACTGTCAACTATCTCAGCTTATCCAACTTCCTAATGTGCAAGACCTCGCAAAGATATTTCTTCCATTTGATCCGTTTGCGGACTCTGATGAAGGAAATTCAACCAAAGTTTTATCAGTCCAGGTTAATGTTTTTGAGGATTGTGGTGGGATCGTCATTGGTTTGTGCATATCGCACAAGTTGGCCGATGCGTGTTCAGTCATCACTTTTATCAACGACTGGGCTAGTATAGCTCGTGCTATTGCTACTGCTGATCATGATCAGCAAATCAAAGGTCCTCTTTTCGAGGCACAATCATTATTTCCACTCAAAGAGTTCTTAACGGGTTTCAAACCACCCACTGCACCAAGGATAGTTGCGGGAGATGATGTaatagttacaaagaaatttgtGTTTGGATCCTCCAAATTGGCAGAACTCAAGAAGAAAGCCAAAATAGACAGTGAGATTGACGATGTTCATGAGCAGCTCAACTACCAGCCAACTCGTGTTCAAGCCCTATCAGCTTTGATATGGAGGTGCTTCATTGATACAGATCAAGCCAAAAACAAGGGAGCTAATCCTACGGAAGTTTACCTAGCACTATTCGCAATAAATTTGAGGGCGAGGATGATTCCTCCATTGCCTTTAAACTCCTTCGGCAACGTGACAAGTGTTGCACTACCTATGGTCATGAGTAAGGAAGTGGCCGGTAACAAGAAAAATGATCAGCAGTACTACCCATACTTGGTGGGAAAAGTTAGAGACTCCATAAAGAAAATCGACGGAGACTACGTAAGAGATCTGCAAACTAGTAATGCGTTCTTAGATGGCATGAAGTCGTTCTCCGAAAATGGTCCAAGTGCAGAGACACTGATTCTAAGCTTCACCAGTTGGTGTAGGTTTCCAATATATGAAGCTAACTTTGGTTGGGGAAAGCCAATATGGGTAGGTTCTTGTACACTTCCTATGAAAAATGCTGTCTATTTGATGGATACTAATTCATCAGGAGACGGAATTGAAGCATGGGTGAGCTTGAGCAAAGAAGACATGAACGAATTCGAGCGTCACCCAGAACTCGTCGCAGTTGTATCCTAG